The Natronoglycomyces albus genome has a segment encoding these proteins:
- a CDS encoding succinate dehydrogenase/fumarate reductase iron-sulfur subunit encodes MKLKLRIWRQADADTDGAMVSYILDDVSPDMSFLEMLDVLNEKLTGEGEDPVAFDHDCREGICGACSLVIDGQPHGPNAATTTCQLHMRHYADGDTIDIEPWRAKAFPVIKDLVVDREAFDKIIAAGGYISAPTGTAPDAHAQLVPKADADAAFAAAACIGCGACVAACPNGSGMLFMASKVAHLGLVPQGQPERHTRVIGMVQEHDEAGFGGCTNTGECAVACPKEIGLDVIGQLNRDFRKAVSGRR; translated from the coding sequence GTGAAACTCAAACTCAGGATCTGGCGTCAGGCCGACGCCGACACCGATGGCGCGATGGTCTCCTACATCCTCGACGACGTCAGCCCCGACATGTCGTTTCTGGAGATGCTGGACGTTCTCAACGAGAAGCTCACCGGCGAGGGTGAGGACCCCGTCGCGTTCGACCATGACTGCCGCGAGGGTATCTGTGGCGCGTGTTCTTTGGTGATTGATGGGCAGCCGCATGGCCCCAACGCGGCCACGACGACCTGTCAGCTGCATATGCGCCATTACGCCGATGGCGACACCATCGACATTGAACCGTGGCGGGCCAAAGCCTTCCCGGTGATCAAAGACCTGGTGGTCGACCGGGAAGCGTTCGATAAGATCATTGCCGCCGGTGGCTACATCTCGGCGCCGACGGGGACCGCGCCGGATGCGCACGCGCAGCTGGTACCCAAGGCTGATGCGGACGCGGCCTTTGCCGCCGCGGCGTGTATTGGCTGTGGTGCGTGTGTGGCGGCGTGTCCCAATGGTTCGGGCATGTTGTTCATGGCCTCCAAGGTCGCTCACCTGGGGTTGGTGCCGCAGGGGCAGCCGGAGCGTCACACGCGTGTCATCGGCATGGTCCAAGAGCACGACGAGGCTGGGTTTGGTGGCTGCACCAACACCGGTGAATGTGCCGTGGCCTGTCCCAAGGAGATTGGGCTGGATGTCATCGGCCAGCTCAACCGTGATTTCCGCAAGGCCGTGTCTGGGCGTCGTTAA
- a CDS encoding IMPACT family protein produces MRIISSNGRHDVTIQKSRFWCFLFRVQTESQAREAIAAHRRTFWDASHNCTAYVVGTQGPLRRSNDDGEPAGTAGAPMLEVLTGRELTNTLAIVTRYFGGVKLGAGGLVRAYSTSVAQAVESVGTHLLRPLHRVSIEADYAIGPVIESLLRSGAAIVIDVHWGSSMRFDVATDDVEGLESQLRSLSSGSVDLEVTGQYMAEVPESPAA; encoded by the coding sequence GTGCGCATCATCAGTTCGAATGGTCGTCACGACGTGACGATTCAAAAGTCGCGGTTTTGGTGTTTTCTGTTTCGAGTTCAGACCGAATCGCAGGCCAGGGAGGCCATCGCTGCGCATCGGCGTACTTTTTGGGATGCTTCGCATAATTGCACCGCCTATGTGGTCGGCACACAGGGGCCGTTGCGGCGTTCCAACGACGATGGAGAACCGGCCGGGACGGCCGGAGCGCCGATGTTGGAGGTGCTCACCGGTCGGGAGTTGACCAACACCCTGGCGATTGTGACGCGCTACTTCGGGGGTGTGAAGTTGGGCGCCGGTGGCCTGGTGCGGGCCTATTCGACTTCGGTGGCGCAGGCGGTGGAATCGGTGGGGACTCACCTGTTGCGGCCCCTGCATCGGGTGAGTATCGAGGCAGACTACGCGATTGGGCCGGTGATTGAGTCGCTGTTGCGTTCAGGGGCCGCGATCGTCATCGACGTACATTGGGGGTCGTCGATGAGGTTTGATGTGGCCACTGATGATGTGGAGGGTTTGGAGTCGCAACTGCGGTCGCTTTCCTCTGGATCGGTCGATCTTGAGGTGACCGGTCAGTATATGGCAGAGGTGCCCGAATCCCCTGCCGCTTAG
- a CDS encoding exodeoxyribonuclease III yields MFTVSTINVNGIRAAAKKGFPAWLETTKADVVALQEVRAEEHQVPEAVTRVEGWNWVWVPSQVAKGRAGVALATRAVPQAVRFGFGSAEFDTHGRYVEVDLPEVTVGSLYLPSGETGTARQDEKMRFLEEFGAYMREKLDQSRRSGRHFLVCGDYNIAHTEADLKNWRGNKKTSGFLPEERQWLSDLYATGLVDVVRSLHPDQEGPYSWWSYRGKAFDNDAGWRIDVHVATPDLAASARQATVERDASYDSRMSDHAPVTVTYDIG; encoded by the coding sequence ATGTTCACAGTATCGACGATCAATGTCAATGGGATCCGCGCGGCGGCGAAGAAGGGCTTCCCTGCCTGGTTGGAAACCACGAAGGCCGATGTGGTGGCGCTGCAGGAAGTACGCGCTGAGGAGCATCAGGTTCCCGAGGCCGTTACGCGGGTGGAGGGCTGGAACTGGGTGTGGGTTCCCTCCCAGGTGGCCAAGGGACGTGCGGGGGTGGCGCTGGCGACGCGGGCGGTGCCGCAGGCGGTGCGCTTTGGTTTTGGGTCCGCGGAGTTTGACACGCATGGGCGTTATGTGGAGGTGGATTTGCCGGAGGTCACGGTGGGGAGTTTGTATTTGCCCTCCGGTGAGACCGGTACTGCGCGTCAGGATGAGAAGATGCGTTTTTTGGAGGAGTTTGGCGCCTATATGCGAGAGAAGTTGGATCAGTCGCGGCGCAGCGGTCGGCATTTTTTGGTGTGTGGTGATTACAATATTGCGCACACCGAGGCTGATTTGAAGAATTGGCGGGGCAATAAGAAGACGTCGGGGTTTTTGCCCGAGGAGCGTCAGTGGTTGAGTGACTTGTATGCCACGGGTTTGGTCGATGTGGTTCGGTCGTTGCATCCTGATCAGGAGGGGCCCTATTCGTGGTGGTCCTATCGGGGTAAGGCGTTCGACAATGACGCGGGGTGGCGTATCGACGTGCATGTGGCGACGCCTGATTTGGCCGCCAGCGCGCGCCAGGCCACTGTTGAGCGGGATGCCTCCTATGACTCTCGTATGAGTGATCACGCTCCGGTGACGGTCACCTATGACATTGGTTGA
- a CDS encoding exodeoxyribonuclease III → MRIVSWNINSITARADRLAAWIEANTPDVVCLQELKTTTEAFPAQRFNDAGYAVAAHGQGRWNGVAILSRVGLDHIQRDLTDQPAFNNATEARAIAATCNGVRIWSVYVPNGRDITDPHYEYKLNFLGALAAEAANRDDSSPYAITGDFNVCPTDDDIYDIDAWEGTTHTTDAERAALNELQETNLTEVYPRALKYDQPFTFWDYRNLDFPKNRGLRIDLLLANPSLMTHVTDAYVDRNERKGKGASDHAPLVVDTNL, encoded by the coding sequence GTGCGCATCGTCTCGTGGAACATCAACTCCATCACCGCCCGAGCCGACCGGCTCGCCGCCTGGATCGAAGCCAACACCCCCGACGTGGTGTGCCTTCAAGAACTCAAAACCACCACCGAAGCCTTCCCCGCCCAACGATTCAACGACGCCGGATACGCCGTAGCCGCCCACGGCCAAGGCCGCTGGAACGGCGTGGCCATCCTCTCTAGAGTCGGCCTAGACCACATCCAACGCGACCTGACCGACCAACCCGCCTTCAACAACGCCACCGAAGCCCGCGCCATCGCCGCCACCTGCAACGGCGTCCGCATCTGGTCGGTCTATGTCCCCAACGGCCGCGACATCACCGACCCCCACTACGAATACAAACTCAACTTCCTAGGCGCCCTGGCCGCCGAAGCCGCCAACCGCGACGACAGCAGCCCCTACGCCATCACCGGTGACTTCAACGTGTGCCCCACCGACGACGACATCTACGACATCGACGCCTGGGAAGGCACCACCCACACAACCGACGCCGAACGCGCCGCCTTGAACGAGCTGCAAGAGACCAACCTCACCGAGGTCTACCCCCGTGCCCTCAAATACGACCAGCCCTTCACCTTCTGGGACTACCGCAACCTCGACTTCCCCAAAAACCGCGGCCTGCGCATCGACCTCCTCCTAGCCAACCCGTCCTTGATGACCCACGTCACCGACGCCTACGTCGACCGCAACGAACGCAAAGGCAAAGGCGCCTCCGACCACGCCCCCCTCGTGGTCGACACCAACCTCTAA
- a CDS encoding tyrosine-type recombinase/integrase, translated as MAGCLDRIAQMLSGDENATGAGQPWHLLRYEHTSTLRSVMLDRGWSGSYINKHLAALRRVLQEAWRLDLIGAEDYQRVCDVQPVKATRLPAGQQIDAETLSGALYACDMDDSPAGARDAAVLAVLYSTGCRRSEVASLRLVDYDESERSLRVLGKGNKERLVYLTEAAQQRLDRWMSVRGQGPGALFCPINKAGRPRYVGKTQSGRSLSAMTGQAIADLLVKRLTQAGQRRHTPHDFRRTFIGELLDAGVDLAITQSLVGHASPVTTARYDRRPQRRSREAVDKLRLPEV; from the coding sequence ATGGCCGGATGTCTGGACCGTATCGCGCAAATGTTGTCCGGCGACGAGAATGCCACCGGGGCGGGCCAGCCGTGGCATTTGCTGCGCTACGAACACACCTCGACGTTGCGGTCGGTCATGTTGGATCGGGGCTGGTCGGGCTCGTACATCAATAAACACCTCGCGGCGCTGCGGAGGGTGCTGCAAGAGGCCTGGCGTCTGGACTTGATCGGCGCAGAGGACTACCAGCGCGTGTGTGACGTGCAGCCGGTGAAGGCGACTAGGCTCCCGGCCGGGCAGCAAATCGATGCGGAGACGCTCAGCGGAGCGTTGTACGCCTGCGACATGGACGATTCCCCCGCTGGGGCACGGGACGCGGCGGTGCTGGCGGTACTGTATTCGACCGGTTGTCGTCGTTCAGAAGTCGCGTCGTTGCGCTTGGTCGACTATGACGAATCCGAGCGAAGTCTGCGGGTATTGGGTAAAGGTAACAAGGAACGGCTGGTGTACCTCACCGAAGCGGCTCAGCAGCGTCTGGACCGGTGGATGAGTGTGCGTGGGCAGGGCCCTGGGGCGCTGTTTTGTCCGATTAACAAAGCCGGGCGGCCTCGCTATGTGGGAAAGACGCAATCGGGACGGTCCCTGTCGGCAATGACCGGCCAAGCCATCGCCGACCTGTTGGTCAAACGGTTGACTCAGGCCGGGCAGCGCCGCCACACGCCGCATGACTTCCGCCGCACCTTCATTGGTGAACTCTTGGACGCTGGCGTGGACTTGGCCATCACTCAGTCGCTGGTGGGCCACGCGTCGCCGGTGACTACGGCGCGCTATGACCGCAGGCCGCAACGGCGATCCCGGGAAGCGGTGGATAAGTTGCGCCTGCCCGAAGTCTGA
- a CDS encoding DEAD/DEAH box helicase: MSIIDFLPSTSADGDDVYEAFHSWADQEGIDLYDHQEEALMGLCEGNNVIVSTPTGSGKSLIATAAHFYAISRGGTTFYTAPIKALVSEKFFELCNQFGTDNVGMLTGDAAVNPDAPLICCTAEILANLALREGADLDCDQVVADEFHFYSEVDRGWAWQVPLLLLPKTQFVLLSATLGDTSFFEKDLTDRTGRDTLAVTSVQRPVPLHYQWRATPLHDTVEDLLNHQQAPVYLVHFTQASALDSASALISVNPSSKEEKRAIADEIAGFRFTTKFGQTLSRLIRGGVGVHHAGMLPKYRRLVERLAQKGLLKIICGTDTLGVGINVPIRTVVFTGLTKYDGQRTRRLRAREFHQIAGRAGRAGFDTDGYVICQAPEHVIENEKALRKAASNPKKMKKLHKKKPPEGTITWTEEGFNKLIDSPPEPLTSRMRLTNSMLLATLCRPGDSFTNVRNLIEGSHANRSQQIHMARTAISLFRTLRDANIVTVLDQPDNQGRTIALTVDLPDHFALNQPLAPFALAALDLLDDQADTYQMDILSIFEATLDSPGNILAAQRKKAKTEAMDAMRAEGLDYTERMNRLDDIDYPQPLADELDIAFTAYKTSHPWAGDYQLAPKSILRELWEGAMTFSEYIARYQLPRAEGTLLRYLTDAYKTLTQTLPETHKGDQLTDLLSWLGETVRQIDSSLLDEWEQLANPTDTETDTLDIGRPGTAFSDNRHAFTVAIRNSAFRHIELAAHDNISALAALETGWGSSEWDEALEAYFAQHDDIGTTTAARAKNMIDIHEEGRIWKIRHIIDDPQGHHDWHLDAEVDLDASDEAGAVAFTVTGFSND, translated from the coding sequence GTGAGCATCATTGACTTTCTGCCCAGCACCAGCGCCGATGGCGACGACGTATACGAGGCTTTTCATTCTTGGGCCGATCAGGAGGGCATTGACCTTTATGATCACCAGGAGGAAGCTCTCATGGGGTTGTGTGAGGGCAATAACGTCATCGTGTCCACGCCCACTGGTTCGGGTAAGTCGCTGATTGCCACCGCGGCTCACTTCTATGCCATCAGTCGCGGTGGTACCACTTTCTATACTGCTCCGATCAAGGCGCTGGTCTCGGAGAAGTTCTTCGAATTGTGTAACCAGTTTGGCACCGACAATGTCGGCATGCTCACCGGTGATGCGGCGGTCAACCCCGATGCTCCCCTTATTTGCTGCACCGCTGAGATCTTGGCCAATCTTGCTTTGCGTGAGGGCGCCGATCTTGACTGTGACCAGGTGGTGGCCGATGAGTTCCACTTTTACTCCGAGGTTGACCGCGGCTGGGCCTGGCAGGTGCCCTTGCTGTTGTTGCCCAAGACTCAGTTTGTGCTCTTGTCGGCCACGCTGGGTGATACGTCGTTTTTTGAGAAAGATCTCACCGACCGCACTGGGCGTGACACTCTTGCCGTCACGTCGGTGCAAAGGCCGGTGCCGTTGCATTATCAGTGGCGCGCTACCCCGTTGCATGACACGGTGGAGGATCTTCTGAATCATCAGCAGGCGCCGGTGTACCTGGTGCATTTCACGCAGGCTTCGGCGTTGGATTCGGCCTCGGCGCTCATCAGCGTCAACCCCTCCAGCAAGGAGGAAAAACGTGCCATCGCCGATGAGATCGCGGGTTTTCGTTTCACCACGAAGTTCGGCCAGACTCTTTCGCGGCTCATTCGTGGCGGGGTGGGTGTCCACCATGCGGGGATGCTGCCCAAATACCGTCGGCTGGTGGAACGTTTGGCGCAAAAGGGACTTTTGAAGATCATTTGCGGGACGGACACTCTCGGGGTAGGTATCAACGTTCCCATCCGCACCGTGGTCTTTACCGGCTTGACTAAGTATGACGGCCAGCGGACGCGCCGTTTGCGTGCTCGGGAATTCCATCAAATCGCTGGCCGGGCTGGCCGGGCTGGATTCGACACCGACGGCTATGTGATTTGTCAGGCCCCCGAACACGTCATCGAAAATGAGAAAGCGCTGCGCAAAGCCGCCAGCAACCCCAAGAAAATGAAAAAACTACATAAAAAGAAGCCGCCGGAAGGCACCATCACCTGGACCGAAGAAGGCTTCAACAAACTCATCGACTCCCCACCCGAACCACTCACCTCCCGCATGCGACTCACCAACTCCATGCTCCTAGCCACCCTCTGTCGCCCAGGCGACTCCTTCACCAACGTCCGCAACCTCATCGAAGGCTCACACGCCAACCGCAGCCAACAAATACACATGGCCCGCACCGCCATCTCCCTCTTCCGCACTCTGCGCGACGCCAACATCGTCACCGTCTTGGACCAACCCGACAACCAAGGCCGCACCATCGCCCTCACCGTCGACCTACCCGACCACTTCGCCCTCAACCAACCCCTCGCCCCCTTCGCCCTCGCAGCCCTGGACCTACTCGACGACCAAGCCGACACCTACCAAATGGACATCCTCTCCATCTTCGAGGCCACCCTCGACTCCCCCGGCAACATCCTGGCCGCACAACGCAAAAAAGCCAAAACCGAAGCCATGGACGCCATGCGCGCCGAAGGCCTCGACTACACCGAACGCATGAACCGCCTCGACGACATCGACTACCCCCAACCCCTAGCCGACGAACTCGACATCGCCTTCACCGCCTACAAAACCAGCCACCCCTGGGCCGGCGACTACCAACTAGCCCCCAAATCCATCCTCCGCGAACTCTGGGAAGGCGCCATGACCTTCTCCGAATACATCGCCCGCTACCAACTCCCCCGCGCCGAAGGCACCCTCCTGCGCTACCTCACCGACGCCTACAAAACCCTCACCCAAACCCTGCCCGAGACCCACAAAGGCGACCAACTCACCGACCTCCTCTCCTGGCTGGGCGAAACCGTCCGCCAAATCGACTCCTCACTGCTAGACGAATGGGAACAACTAGCCAACCCCACCGACACCGAAACCGACACACTCGACATCGGACGCCCCGGCACCGCCTTCTCCGACAACCGCCACGCCTTCACCGTCGCCATCCGCAACAGCGCCTTCCGCCACATCGAACTAGCCGCCCACGACAACATCAGCGCGCTGGCCGCGCTCGAGACCGGCTGGGGCAGCAGCGAATGGGACGAGGCGCTGGAGGCCTATTTCGCCCAACACGACGACATTGGCACCACCACCGCCGCGCGCGCCAAGAACATGATTGACATCCACGAAGAGGGCCGTATCTGGAAAATCCGCCACATCATCGATGACCCCCAGGGACACCACGACTGGCATCTGGACGCCGAGGTGGATCTAGACGCCTCCGATGAGGCCGGAGCGGTCGCCTTCACCGTGACAGGGTTCTCCAACGACTAG
- a CDS encoding fumarate reductase/succinate dehydrogenase flavoprotein subunit — MSFEYYTLGEDIADDKAPTGPINERWSQRRFSARLVNPANRRKLGVIVVGTGLAGASAAASLGELGYRVENFCFQDSPRRAHSIAAQGGINAAKNYRNDGDSIHRLFYDTVKGGDFRARESNVHRLAEVSVQIIDQCVAQGVPFAREYGGMLDNRSFGGAQVSRTFYARGQTGQQLLLGAYQALERQIAAGTVNQHSRHEMLELVIVEGKARGVIVRDLVSGEITTHLADAVVLATGGYGNVFFLSTNAKGCNVTASWRAHRHGAYFANPCYTQIHPTCIPVSGDHQSKLTLMSESLRNDGRVWVPKTGGDERAAADIPESERDYYLERIYPSFGNLVPRDIASRAAKNVCDEGRGVGPGGLGVYLDFADAIERLGREAVEAKYGNLFDMYERITGENPYEQPMRIYPAVHYTMGGLWVDYDLQSSIPGLFVIGEANFSDHGANRLGASALMQGLADGYFVLPNTINDYLADGPFEALGEDHEDVKSAQQAVTSRIEKLLSINGSRTVDSFHRELGRIMWEYCGMERTDAGLNKAIALIRDLKEEFWTNVKVPGTGAELNQSLERAGRVADFFELAELMCIDALHREESCGGHFRAESQTEDNEAMRDDENFSYVAAWEWGQGSKPILHKEDLNFEYVKPSTRSYK; from the coding sequence ATGTCATTCGAGTACTACACCCTCGGCGAGGACATCGCCGACGACAAAGCCCCCACGGGCCCCATCAACGAACGCTGGAGCCAGCGCCGTTTCTCCGCGCGCCTGGTCAACCCGGCCAACCGTCGCAAGCTCGGTGTCATCGTGGTGGGTACCGGCCTGGCCGGTGCCTCCGCGGCGGCCAGCCTGGGCGAACTGGGCTACCGGGTGGAGAACTTCTGTTTCCAAGACTCGCCGCGGCGGGCCCACTCGATTGCCGCTCAAGGTGGCATCAACGCGGCGAAGAACTACCGCAACGACGGCGACTCGATCCACCGGCTGTTCTACGACACGGTCAAGGGTGGTGACTTTCGTGCCCGGGAGTCGAACGTGCATCGCCTGGCCGAGGTGAGTGTGCAGATCATTGACCAGTGTGTCGCTCAGGGTGTTCCCTTTGCCCGTGAGTATGGCGGCATGTTGGACAACCGGTCCTTCGGTGGTGCGCAAGTCTCGCGTACCTTCTATGCCCGAGGGCAGACCGGTCAGCAGTTGCTGTTGGGCGCCTACCAGGCTCTGGAGCGGCAGATCGCGGCCGGGACGGTCAACCAGCATTCGCGCCACGAGATGCTTGAGCTGGTTATCGTCGAGGGCAAGGCGCGCGGTGTGATCGTGCGGGATCTGGTCTCCGGCGAGATCACCACCCATTTGGCCGATGCTGTCGTGTTGGCCACCGGTGGCTATGGCAACGTGTTCTTCTTGTCGACCAACGCCAAGGGTTGCAACGTGACCGCCTCGTGGCGGGCTCACCGCCACGGCGCGTACTTCGCCAACCCCTGCTACACGCAGATCCACCCCACGTGTATCCCCGTCTCGGGTGATCACCAGTCCAAACTCACTCTCATGAGTGAGTCGCTGCGTAACGACGGGCGGGTGTGGGTGCCCAAGACCGGCGGTGATGAGCGTGCCGCGGCCGACATTCCCGAGTCCGAACGTGACTATTACCTGGAGCGGATCTACCCCTCCTTTGGTAACCTCGTGCCGCGCGACATCGCCTCGCGGGCGGCTAAGAACGTCTGCGATGAGGGTCGCGGTGTCGGCCCCGGCGGGCTGGGCGTGTACTTGGACTTCGCCGATGCCATTGAGCGTTTGGGACGCGAGGCGGTCGAGGCCAAGTACGGCAACCTGTTCGACATGTATGAGCGCATCACTGGGGAGAACCCCTATGAGCAGCCCATGCGTATCTACCCGGCCGTGCACTACACGATGGGTGGTCTGTGGGTCGACTATGACTTGCAGTCGAGCATCCCGGGCCTGTTTGTGATTGGAGAGGCCAACTTCTCCGACCACGGCGCGAACCGACTGGGTGCCTCGGCACTGATGCAGGGCCTAGCCGATGGCTACTTCGTGTTGCCCAACACCATCAACGACTATCTGGCCGATGGGCCATTCGAGGCCCTGGGCGAGGACCATGAGGATGTCAAGTCCGCCCAGCAGGCGGTCACCAGCCGTATCGAGAAGCTGCTGAGCATCAACGGCAGCCGCACGGTTGACTCCTTCCACCGCGAGTTGGGCCGCATCATGTGGGAATACTGCGGCATGGAACGTACCGATGCGGGCCTGAACAAGGCCATCGCGCTCATTCGCGATTTGAAGGAAGAGTTCTGGACCAACGTGAAGGTGCCTGGCACCGGTGCCGAACTCAACCAGTCGCTCGAACGCGCTGGCCGTGTCGCGGACTTCTTTGAGCTAGCGGAGCTGATGTGTATCGACGCGTTGCATCGGGAGGAATCCTGCGGTGGGCACTTCCGTGCCGAGAGCCAAACGGAGGACAACGAGGCGATGCGCGACGATGAGAATTTCTCCTATGTCGCCGCCTGGGAGTGGGGACAGGGCAGTAAACCCATCCTCCACAAAGAGGACCTCAACTTCGAATACGTCAAACCCAGCACGCGGAGCTACAAGTGA
- a CDS encoding coiled-coil domain-containing protein: protein MHTQHHSPLLRHLIAIGTAVIALLFLLAPPASADPDEHALEEDLAEALEAVVEAEDTLTATEKRAEDIEESLAQAEAQAEALTDDLNDYAVYLHQQGDLASTSALLSAPSPDVAIDSLTYLTFLAEERAALVADVEETAQRLRDEQAALEDELEAAAEALEEAQAARDDLEAKLDELRMQSQGGPSGDGGAGAPAPVERNSDGSLPSESCSVNDPTTSGCLTPRTLHVLNETQSAGFNHYVSCYRSGGGGEHPQGRACDFSAAPDGFRNEAAQGAHKTYGDNLAAWYVNHADALGVYYVIWYHQIWFPGRGWSAYSSGNGTPNGDHTNHVHVSVR from the coding sequence GTGCACACCCAACACCACTCCCCGCTGCTACGCCACCTGATCGCCATCGGCACCGCCGTGATCGCGCTACTATTCCTGCTGGCCCCACCAGCATCGGCCGACCCCGACGAACACGCACTCGAAGAAGACCTCGCCGAAGCACTCGAGGCCGTCGTCGAAGCCGAAGACACCCTCACCGCCACCGAAAAACGCGCCGAGGACATCGAAGAATCCCTCGCCCAAGCCGAAGCCCAAGCCGAAGCACTCACCGACGACCTCAACGACTACGCCGTCTACCTACACCAACAAGGTGACCTAGCCTCCACCTCAGCCCTACTGTCGGCCCCCTCACCCGATGTCGCCATCGACTCACTGACCTACCTGACCTTCCTAGCCGAAGAACGCGCCGCCCTCGTAGCCGACGTCGAAGAAACCGCCCAACGCCTCCGCGACGAACAGGCCGCCCTCGAAGACGAACTCGAAGCCGCCGCCGAGGCCCTCGAAGAAGCCCAAGCAGCCCGCGACGACCTCGAAGCAAAACTCGACGAACTACGCATGCAAAGCCAAGGCGGCCCCAGCGGCGACGGCGGAGCCGGAGCACCCGCCCCCGTCGAACGCAACTCCGATGGCTCCCTGCCCTCAGAATCCTGCTCCGTCAACGACCCCACCACCTCAGGCTGCCTCACCCCCCGCACCCTGCACGTGCTCAACGAAACCCAATCGGCTGGATTCAACCACTACGTCTCGTGCTACCGCTCAGGCGGAGGCGGCGAACACCCCCAAGGACGCGCCTGCGACTTCTCCGCCGCCCCCGACGGATTCCGAAACGAAGCCGCCCAAGGCGCCCACAAAACCTACGGCGACAACCTCGCCGCCTGGTATGTCAACCACGCCGACGCCCTGGGCGTCTACTACGTCATCTGGTACCACCAGATCTGGTTCCCCGGCCGAGGCTGGTCGGCATACTCATCCGGAAACGGCACCCCCAACGGCGACCACACCAACCACGTCCACGTCTCAGTGCGCTAA
- the leuE gene encoding leucine efflux protein LeuE yields MFGVIDLWAYVIATVIIVLLPGPNSLYVLSVASRRGARTGWAAASGVFVGDTILMIASAAGLASVFAASPALFTVVRWAGALYLTWLGVTLLASAWRRLRRDPCAVSAEVTSESLLSRERPFRRALIASLLNPKAILFFVAFFVQFVDPNYAWPVLSYLLLGLIALSCSAAYLAVLIVSGSKLAAAFAHRRRLAAGGTSVAGAVMVGFAVRLAAGN; encoded by the coding sequence TTGTTCGGAGTCATCGACTTGTGGGCGTACGTTATCGCCACGGTCATCATCGTGCTGCTGCCGGGCCCTAATTCGTTGTACGTGCTTTCGGTGGCGTCACGACGCGGAGCGCGCACGGGCTGGGCTGCCGCCAGCGGCGTCTTTGTTGGCGACACGATCCTTATGATTGCCTCTGCGGCTGGCCTTGCCTCGGTGTTTGCCGCTTCCCCGGCACTGTTCACGGTGGTGCGCTGGGCGGGGGCGCTGTATTTGACGTGGCTGGGGGTGACGTTGCTGGCCTCGGCGTGGAGGCGACTTCGACGTGACCCCTGTGCGGTATCCGCCGAGGTCACCTCTGAGAGCCTTCTGTCACGGGAGCGGCCCTTTCGGCGTGCGTTGATCGCCAGTTTGCTTAACCCGAAGGCCATTTTGTTCTTTGTGGCGTTTTTCGTGCAGTTCGTTGACCCCAACTATGCGTGGCCGGTGCTGTCGTATCTGCTGTTGGGTCTGATTGCCTTGTCGTGTTCGGCGGCCTATCTAGCGGTGCTGATTGTGTCGGGGTCGAAGCTGGCGGCGGCCTTTGCCCATCGGCGTCGCCTCGCTGCGGGTGGCACGTCTGTGGCGGGGGCGGTCATGGTTGGTTTCGCCGTGCGGCTAGCCGCTGGTAACTAA
- a CDS encoding maleylpyruvate isomerase N-terminal domain-containing protein yields MSTIRTDFIHAATTTATLLTHQRLTQRWEEPSLLDQFTIKALAGHTAYQILSVQSALDTDAPPGAKVVTLDEHYAQADWLNTGIDSPGNTAIRDGGDRLATGGVAALVSDVTAAIDSLQDTLFELPADHVIHIAKWGYGISLDDYLATRIMEMAVHLDDLATSLEINEVELNTSAARTAIALLANLSIARHGSLNLIRALARSERARGDITAL; encoded by the coding sequence ATGAGCACAATCCGCACCGACTTCATCCACGCCGCCACCACCACCGCCACCCTCCTGACCCACCAACGACTCACCCAACGATGGGAAGAACCCAGCCTCCTAGACCAATTCACCATCAAAGCGCTGGCCGGGCATACCGCCTACCAGATTCTGTCGGTCCAATCCGCGCTCGATACCGATGCGCCGCCCGGGGCGAAGGTCGTCACCCTCGATGAGCATTACGCACAGGCCGACTGGCTCAACACCGGCATCGACTCACCGGGCAACACCGCCATCCGCGACGGTGGCGATCGCCTAGCCACCGGCGGTGTCGCCGCGCTGGTCAGCGACGTCACCGCCGCCATCGACTCGCTCCAAGACACGCTGTTTGAACTGCCGGCCGACCATGTTATTCACATCGCCAAGTGGGGTTACGGCATTTCCTTGGACGACTACCTCGCCACCCGGATCATGGAAATGGCCGTCCACCTAGACGACCTCGCCACCAGCCTGGAGATCAACGAGGTTGAGCTCAACACCTCAGCCGCTCGCACCGCCATCGCCCTGCTGGCGAACCTGTCGATCGCCCGCCACGGCAGCCTGAACCTCATTCGCGCCCTAGCCCGCAGCGAACGCGCCCGTGGCGACATCACCGCCCTATAA